From bacterium, the proteins below share one genomic window:
- a CDS encoding glycosyltransferase family 2 protein, with protein MAYYKLPSVSIIIPCRNEERFIGKCLDSIIAQDYPKDKLEVLVVDGMSEDETKKGVSEYSQKYPFIRLLENQKRVTPVAMNIGIKNAKGDLIVMINSHAVIDSDFLINGVKYLNKTNADAVGGMLNTINEGDDIVSRAIPFAADSIFGAGGKRYRSRTNEGFVSDTLPYCLYKKEVFSKIGLIDEELIRDQDEEFNYRLIKNGGRIYFSPLIKSHLHLRPSLKKLWCQHYQYGYFKPLVAQKVGAVLTWRQLIPSVFVGSLIMCGILSFLIKPFLWIFLLIILSYLTANLGFSLLLSVKRGLKHLMVLPIAFVTLHLSYGVGYLKGIVDFIVLKKHKKIEDVPLTR; from the coding sequence ATGGCATATTATAAGTTACCGTCTGTTTCCATCATCATCCCCTGTCGAAATGAGGAAAGGTTCATCGGCAAATGCCTTGACTCCATTATTGCCCAGGATTATCCAAAGGACAAACTTGAGGTCTTGGTTGTTGATGGGATGAGTGAGGATGAGACGAAAAAGGGTGTGAGTGAATACTCTCAAAAATATCCCTTCATCAGATTGCTGGAAAACCAGAAGAGAGTTACTCCTGTGGCAATGAATATAGGAATAAAAAATGCAAAGGGTGATCTAATCGTGATGATTAACTCCCATGCCGTTATTGATAGCGATTTTTTAATAAATGGAGTCAAATACCTAAATAAAACCAATGCAGATGCTGTAGGTGGAATGTTGAACACAATAAATGAAGGGGATGATATCGTATCCCGAGCAATTCCTTTTGCGGCAGATTCGATTTTTGGTGCTGGAGGTAAAAGATACAGAAGTAGAACAAATGAAGGTTTTGTTTCGGACACTCTCCCATATTGTCTCTATAAGAAAGAAGTGTTTTCCAAAATCGGATTAATTGATGAAGAACTTATCCGTGATCAGGACGAAGAGTTTAACTATCGGTTGATTAAGAACGGTGGAAGGATTTATTTTTCACCATTGATTAAATCGCACCTTCACTTAAGACCTTCATTAAAAAAATTATGGTGTCAGCATTACCAATACGGGTACTTTAAACCCCTTGTAGCTCAAAAAGTAGGAGCAGTACTTACCTGGCGACAGTTAATTCCTAGTGTCTTTGTAGGTAGTTTAATTATGTGTGGAATACTTTCGTTTCTGATAAAACCATTTTTGTGGATATTTCTTTTAATTATCTTAAGTTATTTAACTGCAAATCTGGGGTTTTCCCTTTTGTTATCAGTTAAGAGAGGCTTAAAGCATTTAATGGTTTTACCGATAGCTTTTGTGACGCTTCATCTTAGCTATGGTGTGGGATATTTGAAAGGTATAGTGGATTTTATTGTATTAAAGAAGCATAAAAAGATAGAAGATGTCCCCTTGACAAGGTGA